In Kordiimonas pumila, a single genomic region encodes these proteins:
- the atpA gene encoding F0F1 ATP synthase subunit alpha: MDIRAAEISKVLKDQIVNFGNEAEVSEVGTVLSVGDGIARVYGLDQVQAGEMVEFPGGVKGMALNLETDNVGIVIFGNDRGIKEGDTVKRTGAIVDTPVGMGLLGRVVDALGNPIDGKGPLKDVKRTRVEVKAPGIIPRQSVSEPMQSGLKAIDALVPVGRGQRELIIGDRQTGKTAVAIDTFINQKATNDAAKDDSGKLFCIYVAVGQKRSTVAQIVKSLEEQGALEYSIIIAATASEPAPMQFLAPYTGTAMGEFFRDNGMHAVIVHDDLTKQAVAYRQMSLLLRRPPGREAYPGDVFYLHSRLLERAAKMSDAQGGGSLTALPVIETQAGDVSAYIPTNVISITDGQIFLETELFYKGVRPAINVGLSVSRVGSAAQIKAMKQVAGSIKLELAQYREMEAFAQFGSDLDAATQKLLNRGARLTELLKQGQYSPLPVEEQVVSIFAGVNGYLDKVATSAVTRFEEQFLAEIRSKHADILATIRTEQKLSDGTISKLKSILDAFTKSFS, encoded by the coding sequence ATGGATATCCGTGCGGCGGAAATTTCCAAGGTCCTGAAAGACCAAATCGTAAACTTTGGCAACGAAGCTGAAGTTTCTGAAGTAGGTACAGTTCTTTCTGTAGGTGACGGTATTGCCCGTGTTTACGGCCTTGACCAGGTTCAAGCTGGTGAAATGGTCGAATTCCCAGGCGGTGTTAAGGGCATGGCCCTAAACCTGGAGACAGACAACGTTGGTATCGTTATTTTTGGTAACGACCGTGGTATTAAAGAAGGCGATACAGTTAAGCGTACTGGCGCTATTGTGGATACGCCTGTTGGTATGGGTTTGCTAGGCCGCGTTGTTGACGCCCTAGGTAACCCAATCGACGGTAAAGGCCCACTGAAAGACGTGAAAAGAACACGTGTGGAAGTGAAAGCGCCGGGCATTATCCCGCGCCAGTCAGTTTCTGAGCCAATGCAGTCAGGCCTTAAAGCGATTGATGCGCTTGTGCCTGTTGGACGTGGTCAGCGGGAATTGATCATTGGTGACCGCCAAACTGGTAAAACAGCCGTTGCTATTGACACCTTCATTAACCAGAAGGCGACTAACGACGCTGCGAAAGATGACAGTGGCAAGCTTTTCTGTATCTATGTTGCTGTTGGCCAAAAGCGTTCAACTGTAGCCCAGATTGTTAAGTCTCTTGAAGAGCAGGGTGCGCTTGAGTATTCGATCATTATTGCGGCGACTGCTTCTGAGCCAGCGCCAATGCAGTTCCTTGCACCTTATACTGGTACAGCAATGGGTGAGTTCTTCCGTGATAATGGCATGCATGCTGTTATCGTGCATGATGACCTTACAAAACAAGCTGTTGCATATCGTCAGATGTCTTTGCTTCTTCGTCGTCCTCCTGGACGTGAAGCCTATCCTGGTGACGTATTCTATCTTCATAGCCGCCTTCTTGAGCGTGCTGCGAAAATGTCTGACGCGCAGGGTGGTGGTTCGCTTACAGCATTGCCTGTAATTGAAACACAAGCTGGTGACGTGTCTGCCTATATTCCAACAAACGTGATTTCGATCACTGATGGCCAGATCTTCCTTGAAACTGAGCTTTTCTATAAAGGTGTACGTCCTGCGATTAACGTAGGTCTGTCGGTTTCTCGTGTGGGTTCTGCGGCACAGATTAAAGCTATGAAACAGGTTGCTGGTTCTATTAAACTTGAGCTTGCTCAGTACCGTGAGATGGAAGCCTTTGCCCAGTTTGGTTCAGACCTTGATGCTGCAACACAGAAACTGCTTAACCGTGGTGCACGTCTAACTGAGCTTCTAAAGCAGGGTCAATATAGCCCACTGCCGGTTGAAGAACAGGTTGTGTCTATCTTTGCTGGTGTGAATGGATATCTGGACAAGGTTGCCACTTCAGCGGTAACACGCTTTGAAGAGCAATTCTTGGCTGAAATTCGTTCCAAGCATGCTGATATACTTGCAACAATTCGGACTGAGCAGAAACTGTCAGACGGTACGATTTCTAAGCTGAAATCTATCCTTGATGCTTTCACAAAGTCTTTTAGCTAA
- a CDS encoding F0F1 ATP synthase subunit delta — translation MTSHKAIVSGISGRYAIALFELALENKALKAVESDLATLKDLLTESSDLKALVVSPLFSRTEQSKGVESIAKLAKLSDLTSKFLGVLAANRRLDTLKSIIVAFDQLVAHHNGEIKAEVVSAHALTKTQLTELKKNLKAAVGQDVIIDASVDEGLLGGLKVKVGSRMIDSSLKTKLDNLAIAMKGVQ, via the coding sequence GTGACCTCGCACAAAGCGATAGTTTCAGGGATATCAGGCCGCTATGCCATAGCGCTTTTTGAGCTCGCATTAGAGAACAAAGCGCTGAAAGCGGTTGAATCCGACCTTGCCACGTTAAAGGATCTGCTTACTGAGAGCAGTGACCTGAAAGCGTTGGTAGTATCACCACTTTTCAGCCGGACTGAGCAGTCTAAGGGTGTGGAGAGTATTGCTAAACTTGCAAAACTTTCTGACCTGACATCCAAATTTTTGGGTGTGTTAGCTGCGAATCGCAGGCTGGATACGCTAAAATCCATCATTGTGGCATTCGACCAACTGGTTGCCCACCACAATGGAGAGATTAAAGCGGAAGTTGTTAGTGCGCATGCTCTAACAAAAACGCAACTTACCGAATTGAAGAAAAATTTGAAAGCGGCAGTCGGGCAAGATGTTATCATCGACGCATCGGTTGATGAAGGATTGCTTGGCGGCCTTAAGGTTAAAGTTGGTTCTCGTATGATCGATAGCTCACTTAAAACTAAACTCGACAACCTCGCAATCGCTATGAAAGGGGTTCAGTAA
- a CDS encoding primosomal protein N', whose translation MAQSHLFDRQEKATASNPCRVKVLLPVPFSGPLDYLLPATIGELHAGSLVKVPLSGRIVVGVVWPFKNQPEQKTLPDNKLKYVLETIDLLPFPEDLIEFVDWVSAYTLAPQGAVLKMCLSCPQALEPVPVKHHYIAGNIDDPAQRITSGREKVLNIVADGIPRTAADIAAKAAVGESVVRAMATKAMLSVVDLPVDSPFRQPDITLTGPVLSSEQEVAALAIRAAVWVQGFKPFLLDGVTGSGKTEVYFEGLAEALQVPGAQVLVLVPEIALTSQWLERFEDRFGVAPAIWHSDIGTAERRRVWRAVSSGDARVVVGARSALFLPFRQLGFIVVDEEHDPSFKQEEGVLYHARDMAVVRAKLAACPLVLASATPSIETLVNAKEGRYEALIMRERHGSAVLPEMKFIDMRAEPPEAGMWLSPILVKEIEATLAAREQVMLFLNRRGYAPLTLCRTCGHRIECPSCSAWLVEHRFKRELQCHHCGHTEEIPKACPTCKKEETLVACGPGVERLFEEVIARFPTAKVSVVTSDTMTSPTSTGQMIAQIAEGGVDIIIGTQIVTKGYHFPGLTLVGVVDADLGLRGGDLRAGERTFQQLVQVSGRAGRAEKKGRVYLQTYEPEHPVVAALLSGDSESFLELEQSIRQSHAMPPYGRLVAIILSGPDIGAVIEQGRALAATAPAEDGIAVVGPAPAPLTRVRGQYRFRMLLHSRSRDKVQGIVSEWVRRSKKIKGVRLRVDIDPYSFM comes from the coding sequence TTGGCGCAATCACATCTATTTGACAGGCAAGAAAAAGCGACTGCATCAAACCCTTGCAGAGTTAAAGTGCTATTGCCTGTACCGTTTTCTGGGCCGCTTGATTATTTATTACCAGCGACGATTGGTGAACTGCATGCGGGAAGCTTAGTAAAAGTGCCGCTGTCGGGCAGAATAGTTGTTGGTGTTGTATGGCCTTTTAAAAATCAGCCTGAGCAGAAAACTTTGCCAGACAACAAGCTTAAATATGTGCTGGAAACAATTGACCTGTTGCCATTCCCTGAGGACCTTATCGAGTTTGTTGATTGGGTTTCCGCTTACACTCTGGCACCTCAGGGTGCTGTACTTAAAATGTGTCTTTCCTGCCCGCAAGCATTAGAGCCGGTACCGGTTAAGCATCATTATATTGCCGGTAATATTGATGATCCTGCGCAGCGAATTACGTCTGGCCGTGAAAAGGTTTTAAATATAGTTGCGGACGGCATACCGCGCACTGCTGCCGATATTGCTGCTAAGGCAGCCGTGGGGGAATCTGTTGTCAGAGCAATGGCAACAAAAGCTATGTTAAGTGTAGTTGATTTGCCGGTCGATTCGCCCTTTAGGCAACCAGATATAACTTTAACGGGACCGGTATTATCATCAGAGCAAGAAGTGGCGGCTCTGGCGATACGTGCTGCAGTTTGGGTGCAGGGGTTCAAGCCGTTTCTTCTCGATGGTGTTACCGGCTCTGGTAAAACCGAAGTATATTTCGAGGGCTTGGCAGAGGCCCTGCAAGTACCCGGGGCGCAGGTTTTGGTTTTGGTTCCAGAAATTGCTCTTACATCCCAGTGGTTAGAAAGATTTGAAGATCGCTTTGGTGTTGCGCCTGCCATCTGGCATTCAGATATTGGCACAGCTGAGCGGCGCAGGGTCTGGCGCGCTGTGTCATCTGGCGATGCCCGGGTTGTCGTGGGGGCACGATCTGCACTGTTTCTGCCTTTTAGGCAGCTTGGTTTTATTGTGGTGGATGAAGAGCATGATCCGTCTTTCAAGCAGGAAGAAGGGGTACTTTACCATGCGCGTGATATGGCGGTGGTAAGGGCAAAGCTTGCTGCTTGTCCGCTGGTGCTGGCCAGTGCCACGCCGTCGATCGAAACGCTGGTTAATGCGAAAGAGGGGCGCTATGAAGCGCTTATAATGCGCGAGCGGCATGGGTCTGCAGTGCTTCCTGAAATGAAGTTTATTGATATGCGCGCAGAGCCACCAGAAGCGGGTATGTGGCTCTCTCCTATTCTGGTGAAAGAAATAGAGGCTACACTTGCCGCGCGCGAGCAGGTAATGCTGTTTTTGAACCGCAGAGGCTACGCTCCCCTGACGCTTTGTCGCACATGTGGTCATAGGATTGAATGTCCAAGCTGTTCAGCCTGGCTTGTAGAGCATAGGTTTAAGCGTGAATTACAGTGCCATCACTGCGGTCACACCGAAGAAATTCCGAAGGCTTGTCCTACCTGTAAAAAAGAGGAAACACTTGTTGCGTGTGGCCCTGGGGTTGAAAGGCTTTTTGAAGAAGTTATAGCCCGATTCCCAACAGCAAAAGTTTCCGTTGTAACAAGCGACACCATGACCAGCCCAACATCAACGGGCCAGATGATTGCACAAATAGCAGAAGGCGGTGTTGATATCATTATTGGTACACAGATTGTAACCAAGGGCTATCACTTCCCCGGCTTAACACTTGTAGGTGTGGTTGATGCAGACTTGGGCCTTAGGGGCGGCGACCTCAGAGCGGGCGAGCGCACATTCCAGCAGCTTGTTCAGGTTTCTGGTCGTGCGGGCCGGGCGGAGAAAAAAGGCCGGGTGTATTTGCAAACCTATGAGCCTGAGCATCCTGTTGTGGCGGCTTTGCTGTCAGGAGACAGTGAAAGCTTTTTAGAGCTTGAGCAGTCTATCAGGCAAAGCCATGCCATGCCGCCTTATGGGCGATTAGTTGCTATCATATTAAGCGGGCCTGATATTGGGGCTGTTATTGAGCAGGGCAGAGCGCTTGCTGCAACTGCCCCTGCCGAGGACGGCATTGCTGTTGTGGGGCCAGCACCGGCACCTTTAACCCGTGTTCGGGGTCAATACCGCTTTCGTATGTTACTTCACAGCCGGTCCAGAGATAAAGTTCAAGGTATAGTGAGTGAGTGGGTGCGGCGTTCTAAAAAAATAAAAGGTGTTAGGTTACGAGTTGATATTGATCCGTATAGCTTCATGTAG
- a CDS encoding MarR family winged helix-turn-helix transcriptional regulator, producing the protein MKHDISKDIFVFQISDLLRMMKQHFVTEEGTEVTRSQIKLLITVWRNPGITQQGLAKQLEIANMSVCRQVDTLEERGMLERKTDPKDRRARRLFTTEKTVPVIKEAIEHLKEVSELFLTPLDKDERDMLIRFLNRMIEYRTTHKAGGKS; encoded by the coding sequence ATGAAACATGACATTTCAAAAGATATATTTGTTTTCCAGATCAGCGACCTGCTGCGCATGATGAAACAACATTTCGTAACTGAAGAAGGCACCGAAGTTACACGGTCACAAATCAAGTTGCTAATCACAGTATGGCGTAACCCAGGCATTACACAGCAAGGCTTGGCCAAACAACTTGAGATTGCCAATATGTCGGTTTGTCGTCAGGTAGATACTCTTGAAGAACGTGGCATGCTTGAAAGAAAGACTGACCCGAAAGACCGTCGAGCCCGCCGCTTGTTTACAACTGAAAAAACGGTACCTGTCATAAAAGAAGCCATTGAACACCTTAAAGAAGTGTCGGAACTATTCCTTACTCCCCTCGATAAAGATGAACGTGACATGCTAATAAGATTTCTAAATCGTATGATTGAATATAGAACCACCCACAAAGCAGGGGGGAAATCATGA
- a CDS encoding HlyD family secretion protein, translating into MKRLLLYISVPAAIIFIVAFVYISGGRIIVSDNAYIRMGIISGASKVSGEITAVHVKRNQHVTAGDLIAELDDVDAQAKLLEAKAKLLSQRSLVEAIRLHYFKTKAALEKEQETLAFETREFKRAEKLAKDQAVSEANLDDHRHKVEESKREIAVLEQDVKMALSQIGNNPDFNGDQHPMVLQALAAVRLAELALEHLEVRVHTDGIITQLDLHPGEFVTAGYPIFGLTVEDDMRIEANLKETELTHVKIGQVADVEVDALPGIIFKGKIVSINPATGSEFAVLPAQNATGNWVKVTQRIPVQIELDKQQDLSNLRAGYSVEVSIDTGYERSMDDLLHIIGL; encoded by the coding sequence ATGAAACGCCTCCTGCTTTATATAAGTGTGCCTGCTGCCATAATTTTTATTGTAGCCTTTGTCTATATTTCTGGTGGCCGCATTATTGTCTCTGACAATGCTTATATTCGCATGGGTATTATTTCTGGTGCATCAAAAGTTTCAGGCGAAATTACTGCTGTCCATGTCAAGCGCAACCAGCACGTTACAGCAGGTGACCTGATTGCAGAGCTTGATGATGTTGATGCCCAAGCCAAATTACTTGAAGCAAAAGCTAAACTGCTGTCACAGCGCAGCTTGGTTGAAGCGATTCGTCTCCATTATTTCAAAACTAAAGCTGCTCTTGAGAAAGAACAAGAAACCCTCGCCTTTGAAACCCGCGAATTTAAACGCGCGGAAAAATTGGCTAAGGATCAAGCTGTTTCCGAAGCTAACCTTGATGATCACCGCCATAAGGTGGAAGAATCAAAACGAGAAATCGCTGTATTGGAACAGGATGTCAAAATGGCCTTGTCCCAAATTGGTAATAACCCTGATTTTAATGGCGACCAGCACCCTATGGTTCTGCAAGCGCTTGCCGCCGTTCGGCTTGCGGAGCTTGCACTTGAGCATCTGGAAGTAAGGGTGCATACCGACGGGATCATTACACAGCTTGATCTGCACCCCGGTGAATTTGTTACTGCTGGTTATCCTATATTTGGCCTAACTGTTGAAGACGACATGCGTATTGAGGCAAACCTTAAGGAAACTGAATTGACCCATGTTAAAATAGGTCAAGTCGCAGATGTCGAAGTAGACGCACTACCCGGCATAATATTCAAAGGCAAAATCGTCTCTATCAACCCAGCAACCGGCTCTGAGTTTGCTGTTCTTCCGGCACAAAACGCCACCGGCAATTGGGTGAAGGTAACGCAGCGTATTCCAGTGCAAATCGAGCTTGATAAACAGCAGGACCTTTCAAACCTTCGAGCCGGTTACAGTGTCGAAGTGTCCATCGATACCGGATATGAACGATCAATGGATGATCTACTTCATATTATTGGCTTGTAG
- a CDS encoding DHA2 family efflux MFS transporter permease subunit: MSANTSQSLKPSEPEKAGASIAHHRIGLVCCLMTCVSLHTIDATIVNVALPMMQGSLQATFEQISWVVTTYILASVVLTPLVGWASSRFGVKRLLIISVSIFTLSSVLCGLAITLEAMLAARTLQGASGAPLIPLAIATLNRLSDTKEDRAKFMALFGLGTMVGPVLGPSLGGYITDISSWRWVFFINLPVGILAVIGLGATMKAGMRIPGHKLNIIGFLTLAVVIGTFQLALDRGESEDWFESYEIIAYFLIAASALWMFIINSKLSPQPFLPPELFRNRNFMLGMFLILVTAGNMTVAVVLQPPMMQNLMGYGVLDTGVLLMWRGVGMMLGMLLAPRLSKLINLRILIGIGGIFMVGGIYPFIFLTAETPAPLLSIPPIFHGFGLGMMFVMASTTAYATIPHHLQVDASSVFSLFRGIGQSISISVVISMVSRYTQINHAELVERLIPYRSIAASAIALPGEAGAQKSLALSNLIVQREAAMIAYNNAYILLFIAALSVIVIAFFIKQPKENMEPSEAHPVEA; the protein is encoded by the coding sequence ATGTCAGCAAATACCAGTCAGTCCTTGAAACCGTCCGAACCAGAAAAGGCTGGTGCGTCAATCGCTCATCACCGGATAGGGTTGGTGTGCTGCCTTATGACATGCGTTTCATTGCACACCATTGACGCAACGATTGTCAATGTGGCCCTGCCCATGATGCAAGGGTCGCTGCAAGCTACTTTTGAGCAAATTTCATGGGTTGTTACCACATATATTTTGGCATCTGTCGTGCTCACCCCTCTCGTTGGCTGGGCCTCTAGCCGATTTGGTGTCAAACGCCTGCTTATAATATCAGTATCTATTTTTACCTTGTCGTCTGTTCTTTGCGGTCTGGCCATAACCCTTGAGGCAATGCTTGCCGCCCGAACCCTGCAAGGTGCGTCAGGTGCGCCCCTCATACCGCTTGCCATCGCAACATTAAACCGCCTGTCTGATACAAAAGAAGACCGTGCAAAATTTATGGCCCTGTTTGGGCTTGGCACTATGGTTGGCCCTGTTCTTGGGCCGTCCCTTGGTGGGTATATTACAGATATATCATCATGGCGCTGGGTATTTTTTATTAACCTGCCTGTCGGCATTTTGGCCGTGATTGGGCTTGGCGCCACCATGAAAGCCGGGATGCGCATTCCCGGGCATAAATTAAATATTATTGGCTTTCTAACCCTTGCTGTTGTGATCGGTACTTTTCAGTTAGCCCTTGACCGAGGCGAATCAGAGGACTGGTTCGAAAGCTATGAAATAATTGCTTACTTTTTAATAGCCGCCTCAGCACTGTGGATGTTTATTATTAATAGCAAACTTAGTCCTCAGCCTTTTTTGCCTCCAGAATTGTTTCGAAACCGAAACTTTATGCTAGGCATGTTCCTTATTCTTGTAACCGCAGGCAATATGACTGTTGCTGTAGTCTTGCAGCCACCCATGATGCAAAATCTTATGGGATACGGGGTACTAGACACTGGCGTTCTACTTATGTGGCGCGGCGTGGGTATGATGCTTGGCATGCTCTTGGCGCCAAGACTAAGTAAACTTATTAATCTTCGCATCCTTATTGGTATAGGCGGCATTTTCATGGTTGGGGGAATATACCCTTTTATTTTCCTTACGGCTGAAACACCAGCCCCCTTATTATCCATACCTCCCATATTTCATGGTTTTGGCCTTGGCATGATGTTTGTTATGGCCTCTACCACAGCTTACGCCACCATTCCCCACCACTTACAGGTCGATGCTTCGTCAGTATTCTCTCTATTCAGGGGGATTGGCCAATCTATATCCATATCCGTGGTTATCAGCATGGTGAGCCGTTACACCCAGATCAATCACGCTGAGCTCGTTGAACGCCTAATCCCGTATAGAAGCATCGCGGCAAGCGCCATCGCGCTACCAGGCGAAGCAGGCGCACAAAAAAGCCTTGCTCTCAGCAACCTCATTGTCCAGAGGGAGGCAGCCATGATCGCTTATAACAATGCCTATATCCTTTTATTCATTGCTGCCCTATCGGTTATTGTGATTGCCTTTTTCATCAAACAGCCAAAAGAAAACATGGAACCGTCCGAAGCACATCCGGTTGAAGCATAA
- the fsa gene encoding fructose-6-phosphate aldolase, with the protein MKFFLDTANIDEIREANATGLLDGVTTNPSLIKKAGREFFEVISEIAKEVDGPVSAETVAHDHETMMKEGLKCAKIADNIAVKVPLTIEGLKTCKALRAEGIMVNVTLCFSANQALLAAKAGATFISPFVGRHDDVGFNGMELIEDIRNIYDNYAFDTQILVASVRHPTHILESARIGADVATFPIDVLRKLFNHPLTSSGLAAFDKDWAATGFSIL; encoded by the coding sequence ATGAAATTTTTCCTCGACACAGCTAACATTGATGAAATTCGGGAGGCAAATGCAACCGGCCTCCTTGACGGCGTTACCACTAACCCGTCACTGATTAAAAAAGCCGGTCGTGAATTTTTCGAGGTTATTAGCGAAATTGCCAAAGAAGTTGACGGCCCGGTTTCTGCTGAAACTGTAGCGCACGACCATGAAACCATGATGAAAGAAGGCCTGAAGTGCGCCAAAATAGCTGATAACATTGCAGTAAAAGTGCCGCTTACCATTGAGGGCCTGAAAACATGCAAGGCCCTTCGCGCAGAAGGCATTATGGTGAATGTAACACTTTGCTTTTCCGCAAATCAGGCTCTGCTTGCAGCAAAAGCTGGCGCTACGTTCATTTCGCCCTTTGTTGGCAGGCACGATGATGTTGGCTTTAACGGCATGGAACTGATCGAAGATATTCGTAACATCTACGATAACTATGCATTTGATACACAAATCCTTGTTGCGAGCGTTCGACACCCCACACACATTCTCGAATCAGCGCGCATTGGTGCCGATGTAGCAACCTTCCCAATCGATGTTCTTCGGAAGCTCTTTAACCATCCGCTTACATCAAGTGGGCTTGCAGCGTTCGATAAAGACTGGGCTGCAACAGGCTTTTCCATTCTGTAA
- a CDS encoding DUF1294 domain-containing protein: MSQPLPVIDQILFCIMLFSVSSALSIALYGHDKKAAVTKNRRISEDTFHILALLGGWPGALYAQKAFCHKTKKVSFRAVFWVTVWLNVAGVIYSFTPHAQTYIQRLTGFT; this comes from the coding sequence GTGAGCCAGCCTTTGCCCGTTATTGATCAGATACTCTTTTGCATTATGCTTTTTTCTGTCTCGAGTGCACTTTCAATTGCGCTCTATGGGCATGATAAAAAAGCTGCAGTGACAAAAAATCGGCGTATCTCTGAAGATACATTTCATATTCTTGCATTGTTAGGCGGTTGGCCAGGGGCGCTTTATGCGCAGAAAGCTTTTTGCCATAAAACTAAAAAAGTGTCTTTTAGGGCGGTTTTCTGGGTAACGGTATGGTTAAATGTGGCAGGTGTTATATATAGCTTTACCCCGCATGCACAAACTTACATTCAAAGGCTGACAGGCTTCACTTAA
- a CDS encoding 5-(carboxyamino)imidazole ribonucleotide synthase has product MTVIKPGGVIGILGGGQLGRMIALAAANLGYRCHIFCPDERSPAFQVAHETTIADYTDMEAIAAFCRCVDVVTYEFENIPSETARAVAELKPLHPGVRALETTQDRLLEKDFLNASGVDTAPYMAFQTREELDVAYKKIGRPAVAKTRRFGYDGKGQTLVRSKSNFDEVMKVTNGTPAILEGFVQFDREISVVVARNALGEVAAFPVSENVHTNHILDTTIVPANIKDVVEAKAKVMATKVANALEYVGVMAVEMFVSDESKQIIVNEIAPRVHNSGHWTIEGAVTSQFEQHVRAICGLPLGPTTAHGNVVMKNLLGADILDYQKYLEDPKAHFHHYGKQDPRPGRKMGHVTWINPEG; this is encoded by the coding sequence ATGACAGTCATTAAACCAGGTGGTGTTATTGGAATACTTGGCGGCGGCCAACTGGGCCGCATGATTGCACTTGCTGCAGCAAATCTGGGATATCGCTGTCATATATTCTGCCCAGATGAAAGAAGCCCTGCCTTTCAGGTGGCACATGAAACGACCATAGCTGACTATACTGACATGGAGGCGATAGCCGCCTTTTGCCGTTGTGTTGATGTGGTGACCTATGAATTCGAAAATATCCCCTCTGAAACGGCGCGTGCTGTTGCAGAACTGAAGCCACTGCACCCCGGTGTCCGTGCACTTGAAACGACACAGGACAGATTACTTGAAAAAGACTTTTTAAACGCATCAGGTGTTGATACAGCGCCATATATGGCCTTCCAGACACGGGAAGAGCTCGACGTGGCCTATAAAAAGATAGGCCGTCCGGCTGTCGCAAAAACCCGCAGATTTGGGTATGACGGCAAAGGCCAAACGCTCGTTAGGTCTAAAAGTAATTTTGATGAAGTGATGAAGGTCACAAATGGTACCCCTGCTATTCTAGAGGGCTTTGTTCAGTTTGACCGTGAAATCAGTGTAGTAGTTGCGCGCAATGCCCTTGGTGAAGTGGCGGCATTTCCCGTTTCAGAAAATGTTCATACTAACCATATTCTTGATACTACAATAGTGCCAGCCAACATTAAGGATGTTGTTGAGGCAAAAGCAAAAGTGATGGCCACCAAGGTTGCGAATGCGCTTGAATATGTCGGCGTTATGGCGGTTGAAATGTTTGTCAGCGACGAATCAAAACAGATTATCGTTAACGAGATTGCACCGCGCGTGCATAATAGTGGTCACTGGACAATTGAAGGCGCTGTTACAAGCCAGTTCGAGCAGCATGTAAGAGCGATTTGTGGCTTGCCACTTGGTCCAACAACTGCACACGGCAATGTGGTGATGAAAAATCTTCTTGGCGCCGATATTCTGGATTATCAGAAATATTTGGAAGACCCAAAAGCCCACTTTCATCATTACGGTAAACAGGACCCTCGGCCCGGCCGTAAAATGGGTCATGTAACTTGGATAAACCCAGAAGGTTAG
- the purE gene encoding 5-(carboxyamino)imidazole ribonucleotide mutase yields the protein MTSIKPLVGIIMGSQSDWPTMKHAADIMAELGVPFESRIVSAHRTPDRLYEYAKSAKGRGLKCIIAGAGGAAHLPGMTAAMTPLPVFGVPVQSSTLSGKDSLLSIVQMPGGVPVGTLAIGKAGAKNAGLLATSVLALMDEALAARLDAWRVAQTESVAETPVETE from the coding sequence ATGACGAGTATAAAACCCCTTGTCGGGATTATAATGGGAAGCCAGTCAGACTGGCCTACAATGAAACATGCAGCTGATATTATGGCTGAACTTGGCGTGCCTTTTGAAAGTAGAATTGTCTCTGCTCACCGTACCCCAGACCGGCTTTATGAGTATGCAAAGTCGGCTAAAGGCCGGGGCTTAAAGTGCATCATTGCAGGCGCTGGTGGGGCAGCTCACCTGCCGGGGATGACAGCTGCCATGACACCATTACCTGTGTTTGGTGTGCCGGTGCAGTCAAGCACGCTTTCTGGTAAAGATAGTTTGCTCTCTATTGTGCAGATGCCAGGCGGTGTACCTGTTGGTACGCTTGCAATTGGTAAAGCTGGCGCTAAAAATGCTGGCTTGCTTGCAACCAGTGTTTTGGCCCTGATGGATGAGGCGTTAGCCGCAAGGCTGGACGCATGGCGAGTGGCCCAAACGGAAAGTGTTGCTGAAACACCCGTTGAAACTGAGTAA